The Amycolatopsis coloradensis sequence GCCACCGAAGTACGCGTCGGTCTCGCTCAGCAGTGCCGGGTCCTCCAGTGCCTTGACCTGGCTGGGGAAGGTGCCTTTCGCCTTGAACGCCTTGATCTGCTGTTCGGGCGCGGTCAGCCAGGCGGCGAGTTCGGCCGCCTCCTTCGGGTGCTTCGACTGTGTGGGCACGGTCAGGTACGAGCCACCCCAGTTCCCGCCGCCACCGGGGAAGGCCGCGGTGACCGCCCATTTGCCGGCGTTCTCGGGACCGGAGTGCTCCTCGATCACGCCGAGCATCCACGCGGGGCACACCTTCGTGGCGAAGGCGCCCTGCTTGAATCCGGAGTTCCACTCGTTGCTGAACGCGGTCAGCTTGGCCGACTGTCCTTTCGCGACGGCGTCGGTCACCTTGGTCCAGGCGTCCTTGATGCCCTGGTTCGATTCCAGCGTCGGCTTGTCGTCGTTGCCGATGTAGCCGGTGGGGAGCTGGTTGACCATGGCGTTGAAGTTCTGCGCGGCCGAGTCGAACCACGCCTTACCGCCGGTCTTGGTGACGTACTGGTCGCCGGCGGCGAAGTAGCTGTCCCAGGTCGCGAACAACGGCTTGACCGCTTCGGGATCGGACGGCATGCCCGCTGCTTCGAGCATGTCCTTGCGGTAGCACATGGCCAGCGGGCCGATGTCCGTTCCGTAGCCGATGACCTTGCCGTCCTTGGTCTTCGCCGCGTCGTACTTCCAGCCGAGCCAGCGGTCGGGGGACGCCTCCGCCGGGCCGATCTTGGGCAGGTCGTTGAACTTCGAGCCCTTGTCGAGGACGTTCGACAGATGCCCTTCCTCGACGGCGGTGACGTCGGCGAGGCCGGAACCCGCGGCCAGTTTCGTGATCAGATCCTGGTGGTACGGCCCGCCCTGGCCGGTCTTGCGGTGGGTGATCTTGATGTTCGGGTGCAGTCGTTCGTATTCGGGGATGAGCTCCTCGTAGCCGAACTCGGTGAACGTCGCCAGTGACAGCTCGACCTTCGCGTTCGGGTCCGACGCGGCGGGCGCGCCGCCGTCGTCACCGCCGCACGCCGCCAGTCCGAACGTCGTCATCGTGATACCCAGTGCCAGCACCAGGCCGTTCCGGATGCTTCTCACGTCAATGTCCCTTGCAGGTGGGTGGGAAGAAAATGGGAGCGCTCCCAGGATGCGCAGAGTCTGTCGCCAAGGTATGGCCGTGTCAAGGGCTTGTAATGAGAGTGTTTCCATCAGGGGAGCGCTCTCAGTGTCGTCACGCGCCGAGCACTAAGCTGTCGGTGTCCGGATGGAGCTGACGAGTGAAGGTGGCGCGGGTGGGGCCTCGACCAGGGGAAGACGGCAGGCCGACACTGGAAGACGTCGCCGTGTCCGCCGGTGTCAGCCGGTCGACGGCGTCCCGTGCGCTGAACGACGACGGCTACGTGAGCGCGCGCTCCCGCGAGAAGGTCCAGGCCGCGGCCAGGGAACTCGGCTATTCCCCGAACCAGGCGGCCAGATCGCTGGTGACCAAGCGGACCGGCGCGGTCGCGGTCGTGCTTTCGGAGCCGGAGGCGCGGCTGCTCGACGACCCGTACCGCACCGCGGTCATGCGCGCGGGCTATCGCGAACTCGCCGACGTCGGCTGCCAGATGGTCTTGATCTTCAGTGACACCCGCGAGGATCTCGACCGCACCGTCAGGTTTCTCGACGGCGGGCACGTCGACGGCGTACTGGTCTTCGCGCCGCACCGGACCGATCCGCTGCCCAAGGCGTTGCGGCAGTTGAGGATCCCGGTGGTGTACGGCGGGCAGGCGGCCGGGTTGAAACGCGGTGTCCACGTCGTCGACTTCGACAACGAGGGTGGCGCGAAGCTCGCGGTCGCGCATCTGGTCGAAGCCGGCCACCGCCGGATCGCCACGATCGCGGGCCCGCAGGACCAGAGCGCGGCGATCGACCGGCTCTCCGGCTGGCGCAAGACCCTCCTCGACGCCGGGCTCGACCCGGCGGACCTGATGGAGGAAGGCGACTTCACCCTGACCGGCGGCGCGAAGGCGATGGCGAACTTGCTCGCGCGGCGCCCCGACCTCGACGCCGTCTTCGTGGCCAGCGACATGATGGCCCTCGGTGCGCTCCGCACCCTGCACTCCGCCGGACGGCGGATCCCGTCGGATGTCGCCGTCGTCAGCTTCGACGACAACGCGACCCTCGCACCGGAGATGGACCCACCGCTGACCTCGGTCCACCAGGACCCGCGGGAGCAGGTGCGCGTGATGGTCGAGACCCTGCTCGCGGTGATGGACGACCGGGATCTCAAGCCCCGCCAGCGGATCTTGCCGGTCTCGCTCACGCATCGCGCCTCCAGCTGATCCCGGGTTCCGTGACCCGACTGTGACTCGGGGAGCGCTTGACCCGGCTCGTGTTATCGCTAACACTTGCGGCACTCGTCACACGGTACCGGGATTGGGAGACAGGCGATGGCGCGCGAAACCACCGAGAGCAAGCAGGCCAGTCTCACCGACGTGGCCGCGCTCGCGGGTGTTTCGCATATGACGGTCTCGCGGGTCATCAACGGCACCGGGCCGGTCCGCGCCGAGACACGGGTCCGCGTCAACGCGGCGATCGAGCAATTGGACTATCGGCCGAACTCGGTCGCCCGCGCGCTGGTCACCGGCCGCTCGGGCACGCTCGGCGTGGTCGCACTGGAGGCCAACCTCTACGGTCCGGCCAGTACCTTGAGCGGCATCGAGCACGCCGCCCGCGAAGCCGGGTACGCGACGACCATAACCAGCATCAGCCGCCCGGGCCGGTCGTCCATCACCGACGCGGTGGAGCGCCTGCGGCGCCAGGCCGTCGAGGGCATCGTCGTGATCGCGCCGCACGTCACGGCCGCCCGCGCCTTGGAGGCGGCGCCCTCCGATGTTCCGCTGGTCGCGGTCGGCGGCGGCGAGAAAGCACCGGTCCCGGTGATCTCGGTCGACCAGTACGACGGGGCGCGCCGTGCCACCGAGCACCTTCTCGGCCTCGGGCACGCTACCGTCTGGCACGTGGCCGGACCCGAAGACTGGCTGGAGGCGCTCGACCGCGAACGCGGCTGGCGCGAGACCCTGCAGCGGCACGGCGCACGGATCCCGCCCGTCATCCGCGGCGACTGGAGCGCGCGTTCCGGGTACGCGGCGGGGCGATCCCTCGTCGGCGAACAGGGACTCGACGCCGTGTTCGTGGCGAACGACCAGATGGCCCTTGGTTTTCTCCGTGCCTGCACCGAAGCCGGGGTGAACGTGCCGGGGGAGATGCGGATCGTCGGCTTCGACGACGTTCCCGAGGCGGCCTACTACACACCGCCGCTGACGACGGTGCGCCAGGACTTCGTCGAAGTCGGCAGGCGCACGTTCGACCTGCTCCGCCGCCGGATGAACGGTGGTGAGAACCGAGACCGCGACCTGGTGGTCCCCGAACTGATCGTGCGGGAGAGCACCGGTCTTTCGTAGCACCCTGAGCCGTCTTCAAGGCTCGGGGCGCGAGTGTTAACGCTAACTCAACTGATCAGTGCGGATCTAGGAGTCGATGTGGCAAGAAAACCGTGGACGGCGATCGTGGCCGGAGTGGCCGGGCTGCTCCTGCTCTCCGCGTGCGGCGGTGGCGGCGGAGCGGGTGGCGGCGGCGCCCTCACCCTCGGTTTCGCCCAGGTGGGCGCGGAAAGCGGCTGGCGCACGGCGAACACGAAGTCGATCCAGGAGTCCGCGAAGGCGGCCGGGATCGAGCTGAAGTTCTCCGACGCGCAGCAGAAGCAGGAGAACCAGATCGCCGCGATCCGGTCCTACATCCAGCAGAAGGTGAAGGTGATCGCTTTCTCGCCGGTCGTGGAATCCGGCTGGGACACCGTGCTCAAGGAGGCGAAGACGGCAAATATCCCGGTGATCCTGACCGACCGGGCCGTCGACTCGCCGGACAAGTCGCTGTACAAGACCTTCCTCGGTTCGGACTTCGTCGCCGAGGGCAGGAAGGCGGGCGAGTGGCTGGCCGAGGAGTTCGGCTCGGCGGCAGGCGACGTCAGCATCGTGGAACTGCAGGGCACCACCGGTTCCGCGCCGGCGAACGACCGCAAGAAGGGTTTCGCCGACGTCATCGCGCCGAACCCGAAGTTCAAGGTGGTCGCGTCGCAGACCGGTGAGTTCACCCGGGCCAAGGGCAAGGAGGTCATGGAGGCCTTCTTGAAGTCCCAGCCCAAGATCGACGTGTTGTACGCGCACAACGACGACATGGCGCTCGGCGCCATCGAGGCGATCGAGGCGGCCGGGAAGGTACCCGGCAAGGACATCAAGATCGTCTCGGTCGACGGCGTCCGCGACGCCCTGCAGGCACTGGCCGACGGCAAGATCAACCACGTCGTCGAATGCAACCCGCTCCTCGGCCCGCAGCTGATGGACCTGGTGAAGAAGGTCGCCGCCGGTGAGCAGGTGCCCCCGCGCATCGAGACCACCGAGACCGAATTCGACCAGGCGTCCGCGAAGGCCGCCCTGCCGCAACGCCAGTACTGATCCGATGACAGAACCCCTCGCGATGCTGCGGATGAGCCACATCCGGAAGGAATTCCCCGGCGTGGTCGCCCTCGACGACGTCTCCTTCCGGATGTTCCCCGGCGAAGTGCATGCCCTGATGGGTGAGAACGGCGCCGGCAAGTCCACCCTGATCAAAGTGCTCACCGGCGTGTACGGGGTGGACGCGGGCACGATCGAACTCGACGGCTCCCGGGTCGCGTTCAGCGGCCCGGGAGAAGCGCAGCGCTCCGGCGTGAGCACCGTCTACCAGGAAGTGAACCTCTGCCCGAACCTGTCGGTGGCGGAGAACATCTGCCTCGGCAAGGAGCCGCGACGGCGCGGCCGCATCGACTGGCGTGAGACGCGCCGCCGGGCGGCAGCGCTGCTGGCCAGGCTGGACGTCGAGGTGGACGTTTCGGCCGAGCTGAGCAGCTGCTCGATCGCGGTGCAGCAACTGGTCGCGATCGCCAGGGCGCTCGACGTCGACGCGCGGGTCCTCGTGCTCGACGAACCGACGTCCAGTTTGGACGCCGGCGAGGTCGAGCAGCTGCTGAACGTGGTGCGTTCGCTGCGGGATCAGGGGATGGCGATCCTGTTCGTCTCCCATTTCATCGAGCAGGTCTTCGCCGTCGCGGACCGGATGACGGTGCTGCGCAACGGGAAGCTGATCGGCGAATACCGCACCGAGGAGATCACCCCGGTCGACCTGGTCACCAGGATGATCGGCAAGGAACTCGAGGCACTCGAAGACATCGAGGACTCGGGCCACAGCCGGTCCGACCTCGCCGGTGCGCCGGTGTTCCTCGAAGCGGGCGATGTCGGCCGCAAGGGCGGTGTCGCGCCGTTCTCGCTCGACATCCGGGCGGGCGAGGTCGTCGGCCTCGCCGGGCTGCTCGGTTCGGGCCGCACCGAACTGGCGCGGCTGCTGTTCGGCGCCGATCACGCGGACAGCGGTTCCGTGCGGATCGACGGCGAGCCGGTGTCGCTGAAGACGCCGCGGACCGGGCTCGACCACCGGATCGCGTTCTGTTCGGAGAACCGCAAGACCGAAGGACTCGTCGAGGAGCTCACCGTGCGCGAGAACATCGTGCTCGCGTTGCAGGCCTCACGGGGCTGGGCGCGGCCGATCCCGCGGCGGCGGCAGGACGAGATCGCCGAGCGCTACATCGAGATGCTCGACATCCGGCCCGCGAACGCGGAAGCGAAGGTCGGCGACCTCAGCGGCGGCAACCAGCAGAAGGTGCTGCTCGCGAGATGGCTCATCACCGAACCCCGGCTGCTGATCCTCGACGAGCCGACGCGCGGCATCGACATCGGCGCCAAGACGGAGATCCAGCGGCTGGTCGCCCGGCTTTCGAGCGAGGGGATGGCCGTCGTGTTCATCTCCGCCGAACTCGAGGAGGTGCTGCGGTTGAGCCATCGGGTCGTCGTGCTGCGCGACCGCGCGGTGGTCGCCGTACTGGACAACGAATCGCTGACCGCGGACCGCGTCATGGCGACGATGGCCGAAGGAGTCGCACGATGACCAAGCATCGGTTGTTCTGGCCCGTCGTGGCGCTGCTGGCGCTGTTGCTCGGCGACCTCATCGTGCACCCGGCGTTCTTCGCGATCGAATTCCGCGACGGGCATCTCTACGGGAACCTGATCGACATCCTCAAGAACGGTGCCCCGCTGATCCTCATCGCGATCGGCATGACCCTGGTGGTGGCGACGCGGGGGATCGACCTCTCCGTCGGCGCGGTCGTGGCGATCAGCGGCGCGCTGGCGTGTCTCCACATCAGCGGACTCGGTGACCAGAACAGCCTCGGCGGGACGCTCGCCGCGGTCGGGATGGCACTGGGGCTGGCCCTCGCGCTCGGGGTGTGGAACGGCTGGCTCGTGGCGGTATTGGGCATCCAGCCGATCATCGCGACCCTGATCCTGATGGTCGCGGGCCGCGGTATCGCCCAGCTGATCACCGGCGGCCAGATCATCACCGTCAATTCGCATCCCTACGAGTGGATCGGCAGCGGGTTCACCTTCGGCCTACCCAGCGCCATCCTCATCGCGCTGGCGGTGTTCGCCATCGCCGCGGTGCTGGTCCGCCGGTCGGCGCTGGGGCTGCTGGTCGAATCGGTGGGCGGCAACCCGGAGGCGGGCAGGCTCGCCGGGCTCCGGTCGGCCAGGCTGATCTGGCTCACCTACGTCTTCTGCGCGCTCTGCGCCGGCGTCGCCGGGCTGATGATCAGCGCGAACGTGCACAGCGCCGACGGCAACAACGCCGGGCAGTTCATCGAACTCGACGCGATCCTCGCCGTCGTCATCGGCGGGACGCTGCTGACCGGTGGCCGGTTCTCGCTCACCGGCTCGGTGATCGGCGCACTGCTCATCCAGACGTTGACGACCACCGTGTACGCGCTGGGGATCGCGCCGCAGGCGATCATGCTGTTCAAGGCCGTGGTCGTGCTGGCGGTCTGCCTGTTGCAGTCGCCGGTGTTCCGCAAGAAGCTCGCCCGGCGGCGAAAAGCGGCCCCGCCGCCTGCCGCCGTCGTGCCGGAGAAGGTGGAGGCCGGGGTATGACGACACTCGACCGCATCAAGGGCTATCGGCCGCGGCAGCGGCATCTGCCGATCCTGGCGACGATGGCGATGCTCATCGGCGCGTACGTCTACGGCGCGTCGAGCTACACGGCGTTCGGCTCCGGACAGGTCGTGCTCGACCTGTTCATCAACAACGCGTTCCTGCTGGTCGTCGCCGTCGGGATGACGTTCGTGATCCTCACCGGCGGGATCGATCTGTCGGTGGGTTCGGTCGTGGCGTTGTCCACTGTGGTCTCCGCCGACCTGCTGCAGAACCAAGGCTGGTCGGTCATCGCGGTGATCCCCGCGGTCTTGGCGATCGGCGCTGCGCTGGGCTTCGGGATGGGCGTGCTGATCCAGGTCTTCGAGATCCAGCCGTTCATTGCCACCCTCATCGGGATGTTCTTCGCCAGGGGGCTCTGCTACACGATCAGCACCCAGGCGTACTCGATCGACGACCCGACGGTCGCGAGCCTCGCGCAGACGCAGATCCCGCTCGGCGGGGAGTTGCACATCTCGATCGGCGTGGTCGTCGCGCTGGTCGTGGTCGCCGCCGCTGCGTACCTCCTTTACGGCACACGATTCGGCCGGACGGTGTACGCGATCGGCGGGAACCCGAAGTCGGCGCTGCTGATGGGCCTCGACGTCGGCCGCACGCGGATCTCGGTATACACGCTCAGCGGGTTCTGCTCGGCGCTCGGCGGCCTGCTTCTGGTGCTGTACAAGTCTTCCGGCGATCCGCTCAACGGCGTCGGGCTGGAACTGACCGCGATCGCGGCCGTCGTCATCGGTGGCACGTTGCTCACCGGCGGCTCCGGCTACGTTCTCGGGACGGTCCTGGGGATCATGGTGCTGGGCATCATCCAGACCCTGATCACCTTCGACGGCACGCTGAACTCCTGGTGGACCTCGATCATCACCGGCGCGCTGCTGTTCGCCTTCATCGTGCTGCAACGCCTCGTCGGCAGGCGAGCGACGTAGGACGGAACTCGCGTGCGTGAAGCCGTAACTCGCGTGCTTGGAGGCGGAACACGCCGGGGACCAGAAATTGAAGCCGTGCGGGACCGCGGTCGCGGGGAAGTTGTTGCCNCGCGTGCTTGGAGGCGGAACACGCGTGATCCGCCTCCAAGCACGCGAGTTACGGCTCCAAGCACGCATGAACGTGGTTTTCGACCAGAAATGTGAACGCTAACAGTGCGGGAGAAGAAGTGAGTACAGGGGAGTCGCTGGTCGTCGGCGTCGACTTCGGGACGCTGTCCGGCCGGGCCGTCGTGGTCCGCGTCCGCGACGGGGCGGAACTGGGCAGCGCGGTTTCGGAATACCGCCACGGCGTGATCGACCGGATCCTGCCGCAGACCGGGCACGGTCTGCCGCCGGACTGGGCGCTGCAGGTGCCGTCGGACTACGTCGACGTGCTCCGCACCGCCGTGCCGGAAGCCATCCGGGCCGCCGGTGCGGACCCCGCCGACGTGATCGGCATCGGCACCGACTTCACCGCGTGCACGATGGTGCCGACCACGGCCGAGGGCACGCCGCTGTGCGAACTGCCCGAGTTCGGTGGGAACCCGCACGCCTACGTGAAGCTGTGGCGGCACCATTCCGCGCAGCCGCAGGCGGACCGGATCAACGCGCTGGCACGAAAGCGCGGCGAGTCGTGGCTCCCGCGCTACGGCGGGCTGATCTCTTCGGAGTGGGAGTTCGCCAAGGCGCTGGAGGTCTTCGAAGAGGCGCCCGAGGTCTACGACCGGATGCGGCACTGGGTCGAACTCGCCGACTGGATCGTCTGGCAGCTCACCGGGACCTACGTGCGCAACGCGTGCACCGCCGGGTACAAGGGCATTCTCCAGGACGGCCGCTACCCGAGCGCGGAGTTCCTGGAGGAGCTCGCACCCGGCTTCGGGTCCTTCGTGGACGACAAGCTCGTGCATCCGCTGGGCGCCCTCGGCGCCAAGGCCGGGGGCCTGAGCGCTCAGGCGGCGGAATGGACCGGGCTGCCGGAAGGGATCGCGGTCGCCGTCGGCAACGTCGACGCGCATGTCACCGCACCCGCCGTCCAGGCGGTGGAGCCGGGGCAGATGGTCGCGATCATGGGCACCTCGACCTGTCACGTGATGAACGGCGCCGAACTGCGCGAGGTGCCGGGGATGTGCGGCGTCGTCGACGGCGGGATCGTTTCCGGGCAGTGGGGTTACGAGGCCGGGCAGAGCGGGGTCGGCGACATCTTCGCGTGGTTCGTCGAACACGGCGTCCCGGCGTCCTATGTGGACGATGCCAGGGAGGCAGGGATCTCCGTCCACGAACTGCTCACCCGGCTCGCCGCGACGCGGGAGATCGGCGAGCACGGACTGGTCGCGCTCGACTGGCACAGCGGGAACCGGTCGGTGCTGGTCGACCACGAACTGTCCGGCGTCGTTGTCGGGCAGACGCTCGCGACCCGCGCCGAGGACACCTACCGCGCGTTGCTCGAAGCGACCGCGTTCGGCACCAGGACGATCATCGAGACCTTCGACCGCGCCGGGGTGCCGGTCACCGAACTGATCGTCGCCGGCGGCCTGGTCAAGAACCCGCTCCTGATGCAGATCTACGCCGACGTGACGAACCTGCCGCTTTCGGTGGCCGGTTCGGCGCAGAGTCCCGCTCTGGGCTCCGCGATCCACGCCGCCGTCGCGGCCGGAGCGCATCCGGACGTCCCGGCCGCGGCGCTCGCGATGGGCTCGGTCCGCCGAGCGGTCCACCGCCCGATCGCGGAAAACGTGAAGGCCTACGACGACCTCTACGCCGAGTACGCCGCGCTGCACGACTACTTCGGCCGCGGGACCAACGACGTCATGCACCGGCTCGCCGCCCGCCGCCGTGCCGCCAGGAAAGGACAGCACCGATGAGTCTCGCCGTGGAGATCACGGACACCTTCGAAGAACTGCGGGACACCGTCGCGCGGCTGCACAGCGAGCTGACCCGCTACGAACTGGTCATCTGGACCGCGGGCAACGTGTCGGCACGCGTCCCCGGACATGACCTGATGGTGATCAAACCGTCCGGCGTGTCCTACGGCGAACTGACCGCCGACACGATGGTCGTCACCGACCTGTACGGCGAAGTCGTCCACGGTGATCTGGTGCCCTCGTCGGACACGGCCGCGCACGCCTACGTCTACCGGCACATGCCGGAGGTCGGCGGTGTCGTCCACACGCATTCGACCTATGCCACCGCCTGGGCGGCGCGCGGGGAGCCGATCCCGTGCGTGCTCACGATGATCGCGGACGAGTTCGGCGGCGAGATCCCGGTCGGGCCGTTCGCGCTGATCGGCGACGACTCGATCGGCCGGGGCATCGTCGAGACCCTGCGGTCCAGCCGCTCGCCCGCCGTGCTGATGCGCAACCACGGGCCGTTCACCGTCGGCCGCACCGCACGCGACGCGGTCAAGGCCGCGGTGATGGTCGAGGACGTCGCGAAGACCGTCCACATCGCTTCCGCGCTGGGAACCCCGGAAGCACTGTCCGAACAGGACGTGGACCGGCTCTACGCGCGCTACCAGAACGTCTACGGCCAGCAGGGAGAGAAGTGAGCACACAGCGGAAGACCGAGGTCTGGTTCCTCACCGGGAGCCAGGCGCTGTACGGCGAAGAAACCCTCGAACAGGTCGCGGGTCAGTCGTTGCAAATCCAGCGGATGCTGGCCGACACCGGCCGGATCTCGGCCGGGATCGTCGCGAAGCCGGTGCTGACCGAGCCGTCGGCGATCCGGCGCGTGATGCTCGAGGCGAACGCGGACGACGCCTGTGTCGGCGTGATCGCGTGGATGCACACGTTCTCGCCGGCGAAGATGTGGATCACCGGCCTGGACGCGCTGCGGAAACCCTTGCTGCATCTGCACACCCAGCTCAACGAGGCACTGCCGTGGCAGTCCATCGACATGGACTTCATGAACCTGAACCAGGCCGCGCACGGCGACCGCGAGTTCGGCTACATCCAGACCCGGCTCGGGGTGCCGCGCAAGACCATCGCCGGGCACGCGGCGGATCCGTCGGTCGCCGACCGGATCGACGCGTGGGTCCGCGCGGCGGTCGGCCGCCAGACGATCGGCTCGCTCAAGCTCGCGCGGTTCGGTGACAACATGCGCGACGTCGCGGTCACCGACGGGGACAAGGTCGAGGCGGAGCTGAAGTTCGGCGTCTCGGTGAACACCTACGGCGTCAACGAACTCGTCGCCCTGGTCGACGCGGTGCCCGACGCCGAGGTCGACACGCTCGTCGAGGAGTACGCCGACTCGTACGCGTTCGCGCCGGAGCTGACCAAGGCGGGGGAGCGGCACGAATCGCTGCGGTACGCGGCCCGGATCGAGCAAGGGCTTCGCACGTTCCTGACGAGCGGCGGTTTCGGCGCGTTCACCACGAACTTCGAGGATCTCGGCGGCCTGCGGCAGCTCCCGGGGCTCGCAGTACAGCGCCTGATGGCCGACGGATACGGCTTCGGCGGAGAAGGGGACTGGAAGACGTCCGCGCTGCTCACCGCGGTGAAGGCGATGGGCCGCGACTCCGAACGAGGAACGTCGTTCATGGAGGACTACACCTACCACTTCGGGCCCGGTGAACCGAAGATCCTCGGCGCGCACATGCTCGAGGTCTGCCCGAGCATCGCCGCCGCCAAGCCTTCGTGCGAGATCCATCCGCTCGGTATCGGCGGCCGCGAGGATCCCGTCCGGCTGGTGTTCGACGCCGCCGCCGGTGACGCCGTGGTGATCGGGCTCGCCGACCTCGGTGACCGGTTCCGTTTGGTGGCCAACGAAGTCGAGGTCGTCGCGCCGGACGAACCGTTGCCGAATCTGCCGGTCGCGCGTGCGGTGTGGAAGCCGGCGCCGTCGCTGGCGACGTCCGCCGAAGCGTGGATCACCGCGGGCGGACCGCACCACACGGTGCTCACGCAGGCCGTCGGCACCGAATCGATCCGGGATTTCGCCACCATGCTCGACGTCGAGCTGCTGGTGATCGACCAGACCACGACGCCCGCCTCGATCGCCGACCGGATGCGCTGGAACCAGGCCTACTACCGGCTCGCACAAGGATTCTGATCGGTCCCCACCGGAGAGAAGGAACAATGAAGTTCACGAAACTGGCCACACTGGCCGTGGCGGTCGGCCTCGGTGCCGCGCTGACGGCCTGCGGTTCGAGTCAGAAGACCGTCGATCAGCAGGCGGCCGCGGGAGGTGCAGCCGGCGGCCTCGTCGGCGTCACCATGCCGACCAAGTCGTCGGAGCGCTGGATCCACGACGGCGACAACATCAAGGCGGCGCTGGAGAAGCTGGGCTACCAGGTCGACCTCCAGTACGCCGAGGACGACATCCCCACCCAGGTGAACCAGATCGAGAACCAGATCACCAAGGGCGCGAAACTGCTCGTGATCGCCTCGATCGACGGCACCGCGATCACCACCCAGCTGCAGGAGGCCGCGGACAAGAAGATCCCGGTCATCGCCTACGACCGGCTGATCCGCAACACCCCGAACGTCGACTACTACGCGACCTTCGACAACTTCAAGGTCGGCGTGCAGCAGGCGACGTCGCTGCTCACCGGCCTCAAGGTGCTCAAAGAGGACGGGTCTCCCGGCGAGGGCAAGGGCCCGTTCAACATCGAGCTTTTCGCGGGTTCGCCGGACGACAACAACGCGACGTTCTTCTTCAACGGCGCCATGTCCGTGCTGAAACCGTACCTCGACAACGGGACGCTGGTCGTCAAGAGCGGCCAGACCGCGTTCAACGTCGCGGCGATCCTGCGCTGGCAGGCGGCGACCGCGCAGCGGCGGATGGAAGACCTGCTGACCAAGACCTACAGCTCCGGCGACAAGGTGCAGGGCGTGCTCTCGCCGTACGACGGGCTCTCCATCGGCATCCTGTCGGCGCTCAAGAGCAACGGCTACGGAACGCCTGGCCAGCCGTACCCGGTGGTCACCGGCCAGGACGCCGAGGTCGCCT is a genomic window containing:
- a CDS encoding extracellular solute-binding protein is translated as MRSIRNGLVLALGITMTTFGLAACGGDDGGAPAASDPNAKVELSLATFTEFGYEELIPEYERLHPNIKITHRKTGQGGPYHQDLITKLAAGSGLADVTAVEEGHLSNVLDKGSKFNDLPKIGPAEASPDRWLGWKYDAAKTKDGKVIGYGTDIGPLAMCYRKDMLEAAGMPSDPEAVKPLFATWDSYFAAGDQYVTKTGGKAWFDSAAQNFNAMVNQLPTGYIGNDDKPTLESNQGIKDAWTKVTDAVAKGQSAKLTAFSNEWNSGFKQGAFATKVCPAWMLGVIEEHSGPENAGKWAVTAAFPGGGGNWGGSYLTVPTQSKHPKEAAELAAWLTAPEQQIKAFKAKGTFPSQVKALEDPALLSETDAYFGGAKIGQLFAEQAKKVAKPQYKGPGDGQIQENASSPALQAVEQGKSADEGWTQLLDAAKKITR
- a CDS encoding LacI family DNA-binding transcriptional regulator yields the protein MKVARVGPRPGEDGRPTLEDVAVSAGVSRSTASRALNDDGYVSARSREKVQAAARELGYSPNQAARSLVTKRTGAVAVVLSEPEARLLDDPYRTAVMRAGYRELADVGCQMVLIFSDTREDLDRTVRFLDGGHVDGVLVFAPHRTDPLPKALRQLRIPVVYGGQAAGLKRGVHVVDFDNEGGAKLAVAHLVEAGHRRIATIAGPQDQSAAIDRLSGWRKTLLDAGLDPADLMEEGDFTLTGGAKAMANLLARRPDLDAVFVASDMMALGALRTLHSAGRRIPSDVAVVSFDDNATLAPEMDPPLTSVHQDPREQVRVMVETLLAVMDDRDLKPRQRILPVSLTHRASS
- a CDS encoding LacI family DNA-binding transcriptional regulator; protein product: MARETTESKQASLTDVAALAGVSHMTVSRVINGTGPVRAETRVRVNAAIEQLDYRPNSVARALVTGRSGTLGVVALEANLYGPASTLSGIEHAAREAGYATTITSISRPGRSSITDAVERLRRQAVEGIVVIAPHVTAARALEAAPSDVPLVAVGGGEKAPVPVISVDQYDGARRATEHLLGLGHATVWHVAGPEDWLEALDRERGWRETLQRHGARIPPVIRGDWSARSGYAAGRSLVGEQGLDAVFVANDQMALGFLRACTEAGVNVPGEMRIVGFDDVPEAAYYTPPLTTVRQDFVEVGRRTFDLLRRRMNGGENRDRDLVVPELIVRESTGLS
- a CDS encoding ABC transporter substrate-binding protein, translating into MARKPWTAIVAGVAGLLLLSACGGGGGAGGGGALTLGFAQVGAESGWRTANTKSIQESAKAAGIELKFSDAQQKQENQIAAIRSYIQQKVKVIAFSPVVESGWDTVLKEAKTANIPVILTDRAVDSPDKSLYKTFLGSDFVAEGRKAGEWLAEEFGSAAGDVSIVELQGTTGSAPANDRKKGFADVIAPNPKFKVVASQTGEFTRAKGKEVMEAFLKSQPKIDVLYAHNDDMALGAIEAIEAAGKVPGKDIKIVSVDGVRDALQALADGKINHVVECNPLLGPQLMDLVKKVAAGEQVPPRIETTETEFDQASAKAALPQRQY
- a CDS encoding sugar ABC transporter ATP-binding protein, with the protein product MLRMSHIRKEFPGVVALDDVSFRMFPGEVHALMGENGAGKSTLIKVLTGVYGVDAGTIELDGSRVAFSGPGEAQRSGVSTVYQEVNLCPNLSVAENICLGKEPRRRGRIDWRETRRRAAALLARLDVEVDVSAELSSCSIAVQQLVAIARALDVDARVLVLDEPTSSLDAGEVEQLLNVVRSLRDQGMAILFVSHFIEQVFAVADRMTVLRNGKLIGEYRTEEITPVDLVTRMIGKELEALEDIEDSGHSRSDLAGAPVFLEAGDVGRKGGVAPFSLDIRAGEVVGLAGLLGSGRTELARLLFGADHADSGSVRIDGEPVSLKTPRTGLDHRIAFCSENRKTEGLVEELTVRENIVLALQASRGWARPIPRRRQDEIAERYIEMLDIRPANAEAKVGDLSGGNQQKVLLARWLITEPRLLILDEPTRGIDIGAKTEIQRLVARLSSEGMAVVFISAELEEVLRLSHRVVVLRDRAVVAVLDNESLTADRVMATMAEGVAR
- a CDS encoding ABC transporter permease — translated: MTKHRLFWPVVALLALLLGDLIVHPAFFAIEFRDGHLYGNLIDILKNGAPLILIAIGMTLVVATRGIDLSVGAVVAISGALACLHISGLGDQNSLGGTLAAVGMALGLALALGVWNGWLVAVLGIQPIIATLILMVAGRGIAQLITGGQIITVNSHPYEWIGSGFTFGLPSAILIALAVFAIAAVLVRRSALGLLVESVGGNPEAGRLAGLRSARLIWLTYVFCALCAGVAGLMISANVHSADGNNAGQFIELDAILAVVIGGTLLTGGRFSLTGSVIGALLIQTLTTTVYALGIAPQAIMLFKAVVVLAVCLLQSPVFRKKLARRRKAAPPPAAVVPEKVEAGV
- the yjfF gene encoding galactofuranose ABC transporter, permease protein YjfF, which codes for MTTLDRIKGYRPRQRHLPILATMAMLIGAYVYGASSYTAFGSGQVVLDLFINNAFLLVVAVGMTFVILTGGIDLSVGSVVALSTVVSADLLQNQGWSVIAVIPAVLAIGAALGFGMGVLIQVFEIQPFIATLIGMFFARGLCYTISTQAYSIDDPTVASLAQTQIPLGGELHISIGVVVALVVVAAAAYLLYGTRFGRTVYAIGGNPKSALLMGLDVGRTRISVYTLSGFCSALGGLLLVLYKSSGDPLNGVGLELTAIAAVVIGGTLLTGGSGYVLGTVLGIMVLGIIQTLITFDGTLNSWWTSIITGALLFAFIVLQRLVGRRAT